The nucleotide sequence CGCTGCCGCGGGTCGACGGGTGGATGCGCGACTTCGTGGCCTGCCTGTCGCCGCTGTCGAGCGAAGCGCAGCAGCGTGCGGCGAGCGTTGCGGCGGCTGCGCTGATGACGCGCTTCGAAGCCCTGGTGGCCGACGCACCGGCCGCGCGCGGCACGCTGCTCGCGGCGGTGCGCGAGGCCGAACCCGCGGACACGCCGGCCTCGCGCGCGCTGCTCGCGAACCTCGTCGGCCTGCTGTCGCAGACCTGCGATGCAACGGCCGGCCTGCTCGGCAATAGCCTGATCGCCTGGCGGCGCGAACCGGCCGCGCGCGAGGCAGCGGCCACGCGCGACGGCCTGCAGAAGGTGGTGCAGGAGACCGCGCGCCACGACCCTTCCGTGCACAACACGCGGCGCTTCGTGGCCGAGCCGGTGGACATCGCGGGCACGCCGTTGGCCGCGGGCGATGCGGTGCTGCTGGTGCTGGCGGCGGCGAACCGCGATCCGGGCTTCAATCCCGAGCCCGATCGCTTCCAGCCGCTGCGCGCGCGGCGCCGCATGCTGGGCTTCGGGCATGGGCTGCATGCGTGCCCGGGGCAGGCGCTGGCCTGCACGCTCGCGGCGGCCGGGCTCGAGGCCCTGCTGGGCGAGCGCCGGGCGGAGATGGAGCGCGTGCTCGAACGCGGGTGGCGCTATCGGCCCTCGGTCAACGGGCGCATTCCCTCGTTCGATTGAGACCCCACCGTTCGCGCCGAGCTCGTCGAAGCGTCGCGCGAGGCTTCGACAAGCTCAGCCCGAACGGTGGGAGGACTCCGCCCACTGCCCCATGCGCGCCAGGAACGGCGACAGCTGCGCCGCGCCCCAGCGCAGCGGCAGCGCGCCGGGCCGGCGCAGCACCTGCTGCACG is from Variovorax paradoxus and encodes:
- a CDS encoding cytochrome P450 gives rise to the protein MSTPHPTLETTAPTDPVKAVVHPDPYPFYATLRDGPPLVWNATLRLWVASRAEVIETLLQAHGALRVRPAAEPVPRAIVGQPAGEVFGHLVRMNEGAAHQAHRPALQRALAGLDLQGAHAVALEAAALTRALPLSDALFSIPLRAVARLLGFGDAALPRVDGWMRDFVACLSPLSSEAQQRAASVAAAALMTRFEALVADAPAARGTLLAAVREAEPADTPASRALLANLVGLLSQTCDATAGLLGNSLIAWRREPAAREAAATRDGLQKVVQETARHDPSVHNTRRFVAEPVDIAGTPLAAGDAVLLVLAAANRDPGFNPEPDRFQPLRARRRMLGFGHGLHACPGQALACTLAAAGLEALLGERRAEMERVLERGWRYRPSVNGRIPSFD